From one Pyxidicoccus sp. MSG2 genomic stretch:
- a CDS encoding efflux RND transporter permease subunit — MFDKIIHFSIKNRFLIFVLTAVLIGFGLNALRNLPIDAVPDVTNVQVQVLTTSPGLGPVEVEKFVTVPVETAMSGLPDTEEIRSVSKFGLSVVTVVFKDEVNIYFARQLVQERLTTAKESIPPGYGTPEMGPISSGLGEIYQFEVKGEGKSPMELRSILEWQISPRLRGVPGVVEVNAFGGELKTYEVQLDPAQLSAHGLSLEQVFHALEENNANAGGAYITRAQEQVLIRGEGIVETLDDIASIVVSTSSQGTPIYIRNVAEVKFAPQVRQGAVTRDGKGEAVTGIVMMLIGQNSRAVVNDVKAVVEEIRPTLPQGVTIDTFYDRTDLVRKTIHTVAKNLIEGGLLVVVVLFLMLRNLRAGLIVASAIPLCMLTAFIGMRELGISGNLMSLGAIDFGLIVDGALIIIENSVRHIAERNHELGRALTREERDEVAYRSAIEMVRPASFGVGIIAVVYLPILSLTGIEGKMFRPMAITVICALAGAFVLSLTLVPALASLVLPRKVQEKESFIIVGARRVYEPALAWCLSRRKAVVAIAVAVLAVSLATLPLLGAEFIPRLDEGALALQAWRVPSVSLEESVRQTTLIERVLKRFPEVQTVVSRTGRAEIATDPMGVEISDILVMLKPHEEWTTAKDRDGLISVFDEALRKEVPGSVFSYSQPIELRVSELISGVRSDLAVKLYGEDLDVLKKTGDRLVSALSKVPGAADVKAEQVAGLPVARIQVDRQAIARYGINVRQVLDTIETIGGREVGTVLEGQKRFALQVRFKPDARATVEGLGALKVATATGQLIPLSELARVVVEEGPAQVSRENIQRRITIEGNVRGRDLQGFAAEAQAVVAREVKLPPGYWLEWGGQFENLQSAGRRLAIVVPLTLFLIFVLLYSSFGAVRPAALIYLNIPFAVTGGLLALLVRGMPLSISAAVGFIALFGVAVLNGLVLVSYMRQLRQEGRTPAQAAHDAAHLRLRPVLTTALVASLGFIPMAFASGAGAEVQKPLATVVIGGLLSSTLLTLLVLPTVYTWFDRGSPVVAPVPPEQSSGADGHPRVAEGGVS, encoded by the coding sequence ATGTTCGACAAAATCATCCACTTCTCCATCAAGAACCGCTTCCTCATCTTCGTCCTGACGGCCGTCCTCATCGGCTTCGGACTCAACGCGCTGAGAAACCTGCCCATCGACGCAGTCCCAGACGTCACCAACGTGCAGGTGCAGGTGCTCACCACCTCGCCGGGCCTGGGGCCCGTGGAGGTGGAGAAGTTCGTCACCGTGCCCGTGGAGACGGCAATGAGCGGGCTGCCGGACACCGAGGAGATTCGCTCGGTTTCCAAGTTCGGCCTCTCCGTCGTCACCGTCGTCTTCAAGGACGAGGTGAACATCTACTTCGCGCGCCAGCTGGTGCAGGAGCGGCTCACCACGGCGAAGGAGAGCATTCCTCCAGGCTACGGCACGCCGGAGATGGGCCCCATCTCCAGCGGCCTGGGCGAAATCTACCAGTTCGAGGTGAAGGGCGAGGGGAAGAGCCCGATGGAGCTGCGCTCCATTCTCGAGTGGCAGATTTCCCCCCGGCTTCGCGGTGTACCCGGCGTCGTCGAGGTGAATGCCTTCGGCGGGGAGCTGAAGACCTACGAGGTGCAGCTGGACCCCGCGCAGCTCTCGGCTCACGGCCTGTCGCTGGAGCAGGTCTTCCACGCGCTGGAGGAGAACAACGCCAACGCCGGAGGCGCCTACATCACACGCGCGCAGGAGCAGGTGCTCATCCGCGGAGAAGGCATCGTCGAGACTCTGGACGACATCGCCAGCATCGTCGTCTCCACCTCGTCTCAGGGCACGCCCATCTACATCCGCAACGTGGCCGAGGTGAAGTTCGCGCCCCAGGTGCGCCAAGGTGCCGTCACCCGCGACGGGAAGGGTGAAGCCGTCACCGGCATCGTGATGATGCTCATCGGCCAGAATTCGCGTGCGGTGGTCAACGACGTGAAGGCCGTCGTCGAGGAAATCCGTCCGACGCTTCCGCAGGGCGTAACCATCGACACCTTCTACGACCGCACGGACTTGGTGCGAAAAACCATCCACACGGTGGCCAAGAATCTCATCGAGGGCGGCCTCCTGGTGGTGGTGGTGCTCTTCCTGATGCTGCGCAACCTGCGCGCCGGCCTCATCGTGGCAAGTGCCATCCCACTCTGCATGCTAACGGCCTTCATCGGCATGCGGGAGCTCGGCATCTCGGGGAATCTGATGAGCCTGGGCGCCATCGACTTCGGGCTCATCGTGGATGGCGCCCTCATCATCATCGAAAACTCCGTGCGACACATCGCCGAGAGAAACCACGAGCTCGGCCGTGCGCTAACCCGCGAAGAGCGGGACGAGGTGGCGTACCGCAGCGCCATCGAGATGGTGCGGCCCGCCTCCTTTGGCGTGGGCATCATCGCCGTCGTCTACCTGCCCATCCTCAGCCTCACCGGCATCGAGGGGAAGATGTTCCGCCCCATGGCCATCACGGTCATCTGCGCGCTCGCGGGAGCCTTCGTCCTCTCCCTCACGCTGGTGCCCGCGCTCGCCTCCCTCGTGCTGCCGCGCAAGGTGCAGGAGAAGGAGAGCTTCATCATCGTCGGGGCCCGCAGGGTGTACGAGCCCGCGCTGGCCTGGTGCCTCTCGCGCCGCAAGGCAGTGGTGGCAATCGCAGTAGCTGTCCTCGCTGTGAGCCTCGCGACGCTGCCCCTCCTGGGCGCCGAGTTCATCCCCCGCCTCGATGAAGGGGCGCTCGCGCTTCAAGCGTGGCGCGTGCCCTCGGTGTCGCTGGAGGAGTCGGTGCGGCAGACCACCCTCATCGAGCGCGTGCTCAAGCGCTTCCCCGAGGTGCAGACGGTGGTTTCACGAACGGGCCGGGCGGAGATTGCCACCGACCCCATGGGCGTCGAAATCTCCGACATCCTCGTGATGCTCAAGCCTCACGAGGAATGGACGACCGCGAAGGACCGCGACGGCCTCATCTCCGTCTTCGACGAGGCACTGCGCAAGGAAGTGCCCGGGAGCGTCTTCAGCTACTCGCAGCCCATCGAGCTGCGCGTCAGCGAGCTCATCTCCGGCGTTCGCTCCGACCTCGCCGTGAAGCTCTATGGCGAGGACCTGGACGTGCTGAAGAAGACGGGTGACCGGCTGGTGAGTGCACTCTCCAAGGTGCCCGGCGCGGCGGACGTGAAGGCGGAGCAGGTGGCGGGCCTGCCGGTTGCACGCATCCAGGTGGACCGCCAGGCCATTGCCCGTTACGGCATCAACGTCCGCCAGGTGCTCGACACCATCGAGACTATCGGGGGACGCGAAGTCGGCACGGTGCTGGAGGGCCAGAAGCGCTTCGCCCTGCAGGTGCGCTTCAAGCCGGACGCGCGCGCCACGGTGGAGGGGCTGGGGGCGCTGAAGGTGGCGACTGCCACCGGGCAGCTCATTCCCCTGTCCGAACTCGCAAGGGTGGTGGTGGAGGAGGGTCCGGCCCAGGTGAGCCGGGAGAACATCCAGCGGCGCATCACCATCGAGGGAAACGTCCGCGGGCGCGACTTGCAGGGCTTCGCGGCCGAGGCGCAGGCTGTCGTCGCGCGCGAGGTGAAGTTGCCGCCCGGCTACTGGCTCGAATGGGGCGGTCAGTTCGAGAATCTGCAGTCCGCGGGCCGCCGGCTCGCGATTGTGGTGCCGCTGACGCTCTTCCTCATCTTCGTGTTGCTCTACAGCAGCTTCGGTGCGGTGCGGCCGGCGGCGCTCATCTACCTCAACATCCCCTTCGCCGTGACGGGCGGGTTGCTTGCATTGCTGGTTCGCGGCATGCCGCTCTCCATCTCCGCGGCCGTGGGCTTCATCGCGCTCTTCGGCGTGGCCGTCCTCAACGGCCTGGTGCTGGTGAGCTACATGCGACAGCTTCGCCAGGAGGGACGCACCCCGGCGCAGGCCGCGCACGACGCCGCGCACCTGC